ACAGTTCCTCATGAATTGTAATATCTGAATCATTTTATACATGAAGAGCATTTATTTTCAAGTAACCAGGGTGTGTTTATTGtagaacacacacattcatcatAAAAAACTTGTCCCTTTAACATTCACATTGTCTTGACTCTCTACAGTTCAGATTACCTAGTACCTGTAAAGTGCAGTTTGACTAGTCTCTGTAAAGTTCAGAGAAGTTAGTTAGTTAGAGTACACTCATTTAAATTCTGATAAACTAGTCAATGTTAAATTCCGATTAGGTAGTCTCTGTTACATGAACATGAACTAGCCTCTGTAAATTTCAGATAAAATATTTTCCTTAGCCTACATTTCAGATGGAGTAGTCTCTATTAAATTCTGATAAATTAGTCTCTTTAAAGTTTGGATTAACTGCTAATAAAATTATATGAATGAACTCTTGAGAGACTAGACATGACATGAAGAGATGAGAACCAACATGAAACCTTGAGAAACTACACAtaacatgaaaaagcatgaCATGACATGAAGAGAGTCATGGCATTTCTAACAGAGTCTACATCAGTGGCATTtgtaatatacatacatacacatttctAACAGAGTGTACATCACATCTGGTTCTGGCTATAAATGTAGATATGTAGATAGACCTAGATccgtatgtgtgagtgagtgtgtgagagatagCAAGCAGTTCTCACCACATAGCAGAggaagagtgtttgtgtgtgtgtgtgtgtgtgtgtgtttgtgtgtgcgtgtgtgagtagTTATCACCACAGGAGCAGAGgaagcatatgtgtgtgtgtgtgagattctCACCCAGGGAGTAGAGtaagtgtgtatgcatgtatgtgcatgTCTCAGGTCTCCAGTTCCCTGGATTCTGAAGCACAGAGCAGTTCTGTGCCACATCTCCTGCTGAGCTCATGGGGAGGTCCACACTGGGCCATGCCCAAGTCACTCCTCCTCAGGCCAATCCAGGTGGGTATTGCCAGCCACACCCCTGCAGCTTCTGTCACTGCAGTAAAGGCTGTCTTGTCCTCCTGGTTCAGGATTCTGATCTCCCCACATTTTCCTGCACGCCTCCTCAACATCATCCCAGATCATTTTTTAACCCAACAAACGGGAACACCTTCACCCTCTTCTTAGAGTCGAACTGGAAACAAGAATAACACAAACCTCAACACATTCACCAcatcacaaacactcacacattaAAATACTTAGTTTGCAAGTTTGGCTGTGATTTCTCAATGTTGAAATGCAGGTGTATTGAACACACATTCATAATAAAATAAGTGTCATCACTTGTGCATCATTAACTTGAACAACTCCACCCCCTAGgtgtttctcaatgtcaaggaaGGCTCCTTCGATGCCGGAATTTCGAGGATGCTACGTCATCGACGTCTGTCGAAGGACTGTTCCAATGTCGAGGATCCTCCGAATTCCACCAAGGACTGAGTCCTTCGTTCGGAGAATTTCCCATAGACGGCAAAGGATGCATATGTGTATCCTTCGCAGTAGTAcacaaaaataaagtttaacgTTTAAATGCCAGTACAAATTGCTATTGCTAGATAGCTAGATACCTCAcgagctaacagtaggctagctagctagctacttacTGACATTACCTGTCATTTAGCTAACAGTTGTTAGCTTGGTTGCTGTCACCGGCATTTCTTTTATAAATCACTAGATAAGTTGTACAAACTAATGTTACGTTAACATTATACCATCCACAGCGTTATACTGATAGCTTTCTCGTCTCTTTTGACAGGGACTAAGGAACAAACGGAGGCGTTCATACATCTCCGTGTTGATAAATGGCCGTTGTTTACCGGGGGAAGGGACACCGCGCTGAACGGATATCGGTGAGAAGCTACACTATTGTTTAATGTTCAGAAGTAATAGCTAGCTGTGTAATGTTCAGAAGTAATAGCTGTGTAATCTGCTTTTTATCCCCCCCCCTCATTCACATAGGCTTATTTTGGAGAAGATGGGAATTGGAGGGAGGGTCTCCCACGCCCAGGCCAAGAAGAAATGGAACAACTCctaaataaagtaaattaaatttaaCTGGTTTAGtcttttccccttttttaattatttaatataaaCTGTCTATGTCCATTTTTAAAAACCTTATTGTTCTTTAGACTGCAATAGAAACAACTTGGTAAGTAACAAATAACTAGCATGTGAAGCCTAGAACAATGTATAAAACTATTGTTCTTCACCCTTATTTACAACGTTTTGTGGTTAGGTATTCCAAGCTCTACAAAAACATTCATTTCATCTTGGttacaaaaaattatttatttaaacatttacaactatatacaacaagaccaacaacaacaagtggCCATCAGCTacagctgccggtgctgctgctgctgcttcaagactgcagacagaagaagaaagttTAGGTTAGTCCAGTGGTAATCCAATCTGTCCTGTAAgatgataatataatataattgtaACGTATCTAAAACAGTTGCAgtatatttaatattgtatcAAGAAGGtaaattaaatgtacttaatgtaCTAGTAATGTACTTTATTATGGAACTGACCATAATAAAGTACATTATGTTAATTTAATGTACCTTCTTGACTGTGTATGGGTGTTTACCAATGGTGTAATTGGTGGAATTAATGAGTTTTTTGCTTGGTTGGTTCTGACGTTAGGAcatctacagtatatctatGACCAAAAGGGAGCGGCTTGAACTCCATTGAAAGTGGATGGGTTGTATCCATGCAAACCTTGTCTGCCTTCTGTGCCAATCTGGTCAGATATAGTTGGTACAGGTCTACCTGTTGCTTACCAATGATTTTTCCACAGGTTTTAACAGTCTTCCCCAATTTGTTCCTATGCGTAATTTTTGAATGTCCATACCAGCATACAATACAGTAGTAGAGAATACTCTCAATGAAGGACTTGTAAAAAAGAGTCAACATTTTGTTGTcaacattaaaataattaaagagCTCTGAGCTGTTCCCTGCTGAACTGAACATatgtaaagaaagagaaggtgctgtgctgccacctgctggctgtctgactcAACTGATATGATGCTTTCATCCAAAGAGAGTTTTACAATGTTCATCTTATTGAAAAAGTTAAGAAGAATATGTATATAAACTGTCTCATTTGAATGTATACATTAGTGCTGGAATGTGCAGTTATTGTCCAGGGgtataaaaactatttaaacagtttaaatacaaaaatatgtgtAATTTGGAACATAGTAAGGATGTGTGGCCTGGCTGTGTCCCGTGGCTTCAGATGGAGGTTGAACTAACAGACTTGTTGCTGCCCGTCAGCTCTCACAGTTGGCTTTGACTTCATGTATTAACTTCTAGCTGTGTTCTCATCAACGTCACCATCTGCTAGAAGAATTGGGATTTAACCATGGAAGTGGGTGTGTGCCGTCTGATGCCTTGTATGTTATGAAAAGTTGCTGGTGGCTCTTTGTAGCTGCATGAGGCTCATTATGCTGTAACCTGTTCAAATCCACCTATTTTGCTTGATTTTCATCTATTTTCCTTCCCCAAAGGGAAAAGCTTATAACTATAAGAACTGCGAGGCCAGAATGCATGTATGAGACTTCATGTGAAACCTAAATTCTTCTCGTTTCTGAAAATGTGCTTGATTAGAATGTgatgaaaacacaacatacactacAGCAGTTCAAACATGGTTCAAAATAGTCATTTTGGTAGAATAACTAACAACACATACCTTctagaccagtgtttctcaaatgggggtacgtgtacacCTTgaggtactttggaggactgcagggggtacgtgagcgttattttgtcgctgtttttgaagtttgtcactattttcgaccagttcttgccttccttccttccttttttttctactgtcttctttttttctcgctttttttcaaaaagcaattccacatttttcaaggtttttgtcacttttttcttccttcttgctactgtattttttttacaagtctgTCGCTGTTTTTGATAATATTTtccacctattcttgccttacttccttctttctaccgacTTTTTTTAGTAAAGTTTTTGtaaagtttttgttgccttttttcattagcatttaaatgtttttcagttacatggctgttgtttggtaaatctatcactggtcagggggtacttggcttaaaaacacaattcaaatgggatacattattgaaaaaagtttgagaaccactgttctAGACCTTGTCAACAAGACCTCTATAAAGTTTCAGTACTCTAGCCCTAACCTAATAGGGAGTTTTCAGTATTTGGTATAACAGGTGTCAATGGTGTGCCAAAACCTCTCCAAGTGACCAAATGTTTCTAAATGCTTTTACTCACTTCTCTGCTATTAGAAAAAAAACCTACTCATGACTTCAAATGACTATCAAATCCTTTCTACATTCACTGAAACACTGATGAACATATTTTTTCGCATAAATCACATGCGCCTGCCGGCTCTGGGAGGTGGGACTTAGCTCTGTTGCGCATTCATATGGACTGGCTCCCATTGGATGTTCCTATCATGCTATATACCATTGGAAAGGGAATGTGATTGGCTCCAACTGCCATGATTGATGTGTTGATAGCCAATGACAGCTTGTTCTAAGACGGCTGCTCAGAAAGATGACGCAGTGTATTGACCaagcagcgcagttgcttttcactgACTGCAAGACCCCAGGACctagggcatgctgggaaacgcctggctctcagctgattggttcagaatctaCTCAACATGCTgacattttatataaactttttattgattttgaattggagggattttaactgctaattgtctgatttaaagtcttattctgtacaaaccacacgtgtggctgatagttatgtttagaagtcagagagactaaatctgtacagattacagatcatctacagtctgttgttaattaaaatcagatgCAGattgcatgtagagcattttgacagctactctgtcataataaaaccaactggagactgtgtaccagctgatatatgggtctaataacattttattaaatcagaatcggacatgacaggatgtgagtgtttctgtgacttcctgttcagcctgaaggctgctggaatcggctagaaactgtccgacttgacagcGGATTTTTGTCTCTGCCCCTGGCTGCTGCCACCTGCTCTCGAACAGGCCTAATatctctaaaacctgaataataccagaatatcACACACGTATTCATCAGAAAAAGGCCTCCTTATGAATATCCAGCCATAATATACTGTTTACATGACTTGTTTCAAACATaaaataatagtggaatattggtgtgaatgtaaacatactcagtgAGTCTGAAATGTCATATTTCAGGTTCATTTTTCACCAATAACACGTTCAAACGTTTGtcagtaaaagtcttaaagcaTGGTGAGAAAAAAGAATATCTTGTGACTGAGATTTTATTGATAAAAGTATTATTTACAGAAATGTAGCTTTGATCAATGTAAAGTGTTgacatatacatgtatatttTATAATTCTATAAACCACGAGTCAACAACATGTCACAGTTCATCTGGTTAATTATGTACGATGATCACATCTTCTGTCGGTTTCTCGCCCACCTgtcttctgattggctgatcctGTGGAGAGGGTGGAGCCAGAAGGCTGGAGGAGATGAATCACATTCAAGAAAAGCTCAAAACAAGTTAACCTGCTTCTTTTTCCAtgaaataaagtcagaatatttaaaggtgccatggcatgaaaatgtcactttatgaggtttttaaacattaatatgcattcccccagcctgcctatggtcccccagtggctagaaatggtgataggtgtaaaccgagccctgggtatcctgctctgcctttgagaaaatgaaagctcagatggaccgatctggaatcttatgaggtcataaggatgTTGTTGGATGTACAGACAAGTATCTGTGGATTACTTTGATAATACTCTGATTACTTTGATACTACTCGGATTTCTAACTCACCTGTCCCCCCCACCCTCGTCCACAGAAGACGGCGGTCAGTCCATTGTAACACGTCGGAGGCTGCGTGTCTTCGACTGTTTCAGGTCTAAcagcagctcacacacacacacacacacacacaaaagcacaggtgtattcaaaccattactgatggctgcattccacttaggagaggtcctggtactgtgcatgctgactcactgaaatatcttactgggacacttgatggaactgagccatcgttaaggttatcagtctcagctgtgcttttcctgctatgacaagtcaacatgtctgctgtgaaaaaggtccatagtggtttgtcttttctctctttgtttcttcttgtctttaagctttttgagtgttatttaggTTTTATCTGCTCAAGCgtaaaaaacatagaaaaaaagtcttgttttcAGATGTTTCTGACGCATCTTTCGGCGATTTAGGCGccgtcttgttttgtttgttccataagggcgaaaaaaaaaaagtttcaaaaacaaaaatagtgcaaaaatgttgggaaaaagGGTAACCTTAaagtcttgtttctttctgtcCAGAACGACGTGATGCAGACAGGAAGCTGCCTCGACCTGACGACGTGGGACGATGAGACCCCCGGCCCATcctacaccaccaccaccgatGGGTGTGGAGACGAGGACGAGTGTCTGATCGTCGGCTACAAGAAGCCGCCGCTCAGCGGCGCCACCGACGCCACCGACGCCACCAATGGGCGCGCAGACGAGGACGAGTGTGTGATCGTCGGCTATAAGAAGCCGATCGCTGAGGACGGAGGAGAAACTTCCTCCACTCGCCTTCCTACCCACTCAGAGACAGACGAGGAAGAGGAGACGACGTCTGCAGCtgagattataataaataataaatcaaagaAACAACAAGAATAGAACTCAATTTAAAGCTCCGTAAACTTCTTCACTCAATAATCCATATCTTAAGAAATAAGTCTGTATatttaagaaaacatttgaaatatttgtcattaaaagtctgaatattttgagacaaaaaaacCTGactatttcaggaaaaaagtctatattttatatttattgtagaaaaacaaagttgtattattttaagaaaaaactgTCCAATTATTAgagaaaaaagtttgaaaatttCTGGAAAAAAAGATCAAAATAACTTCAGAGAAAAGAGAATAATTTAGAAAACTTTGGAGTATTTTAAGAAAGACAAAGTCAGAATAAAGCAAGAAAAGAAGTtagaatattttgagaaaaagtctgaatattaaTCTACAGACTCACAGGTCTGAAGGTCCTCGGGTCGTCGCGGCGACGGCGGTGTGATGGTGACTTCCTGCAGCCGGGACaaagtctacacacacacacacacaaataaacacacacatacacacactcacacacagacactctccctctctgtctgtctgtctgtctgtgtttgttttcagGAAAACTTGATGCAAAACACACAGACTCAAAAGTCCACATTAATTATTGACATGTTTAATGGCGCTGTTGCCATGGATACCAGGAAGGaaataatgctgcgttcatgccacctcggaataacaggcaccgcccccctggttacgttgtttttccgactggcagcgttcacatggtcgggatgcgtgttcttcttcttctgttatattggcgtttggcataacaactttttgcatgactgccaccaacggttggccgtagccgagagcatcaggtgtgtcgtgtgtgaaaacatggaggccacaataacaaaagattttctgctgttttcttatgcgagcatccaaacagcacatcgccaggtgtttgtttgtgttatgtgcaggtcaaccaacgggaaaagacacggataatgtgttgttttttatacatgggcctatttatgaataattttaaacatgttatgtctgtgtatgtttcttggcagaggcatttgtccacaataaacagtttgtcactgaaatatgttcagtgaaccaaagttgcctccatcaaacgtcagctgtcaacaacgcgtcaccaactggggaactcagttatcaaaatccagcccgagtttccctcctctgattcccacaggacgttacgtgaatggtgacgttttcactcggaaacacgtttttccgatgtccatgagcGAGAGTCAGGTACACTTTTCaaaagacagttttttttttttatttagacatTAATTTAAACCATTCCAACTTTTCTCACTGCTTTACCTTCTTCTTACTCATTAAAGCCAGTAATCTAGTTaagctttagcaatttagcttttcagcatttacaagcattttctgcaggaaatgcctTTCTACTTACTTTTCAAACGACAGTTTTTCCCTTCCTGTCCAAtaaaaaccatgtatctccagatgtgtgttgatgttgaatgtttgtgataaactgaaggattatATGGAGTCATAAGAGTGTCATAAAGAAGAATACACCtgtataaaagtgaaaaaaacttAATGTGAAAGTTCAATtctattcagtttatttaagaagaggacagagcaaaataataaaacaaatgattatacatgggttaaaaatgccagaattagccaaaagctcGCAAACTTCCCCCCTGAATACAACCAGCTGTTCTCATGTCTCAAATCCACTGAAGAAGCCTGTGGGATACCATAGATATATGTATAGGTGTATACGTAGATACCACATTGGCCGCTTCCTAAAGAACATTACGCTCCTCctaatgcatgtgtgtctatggaGGCAGAAGGTCTAGCCACAATTAAAGAAACTGTTCAGtaacacacataacaaacaTCATTTTCAGCATCTTACTGAGGTATTACTAATTACTGAAATAACAATACTTTACCTgacacaagctagcattagcttaacTCAGTATCaggacagtcacttaactcattgTTAGTTTAAAAGAAGGATTCATTTTACCTTTTGTGATATTAAACTCAACGCTTTCG
This genomic interval from Perca fluviatilis chromosome 5, GENO_Pfluv_1.0, whole genome shotgun sequence contains the following:
- the LOC120559413 gene encoding E3 ubiquitin-protein ligase Topors-like; translation: MSAVKKNDVMQTGSCLDLTTWDDETPGPSYTTTTDGCGDEDECLIVGYKKPPLSGATDATDATNGRADEDECVIVGYKKPIAEDGGETSSTRLPTHSETDEEEETTSAAEIIINNKSKKQQE